A stretch of Rubinisphaera margarita DNA encodes these proteins:
- a CDS encoding cyclic-phosphate processing receiver domain-containing protein, translating into MPSRRTIAVLEDDPERIAHFRPLLVEHFPQYELAFFEHAGEMTSWLESHFDEVVGMALDNDLPLRSMPDGTTQDCGEGREVADWLATRPPRFPIVIHSTNTWAVEYMLDVLGLAGWRIERVIPFPGTRWMTRYWIGAVRGLLENDADARD; encoded by the coding sequence ATGCCAAGTCGGCGGACGATTGCCGTCCTTGAGGATGATCCCGAGCGGATCGCGCATTTTCGGCCGCTGCTCGTCGAGCACTTCCCTCAATACGAACTCGCCTTCTTTGAACATGCGGGGGAAATGACGTCCTGGCTGGAGTCGCACTTCGATGAGGTGGTCGGAATGGCCCTCGACAACGATCTGCCACTCCGTTCTATGCCGGATGGTACCACTCAGGATTGCGGTGAAGGTCGAGAAGTCGCGGACTGGCTGGCGACGCGGCCGCCGAGGTTTCCCATTGTGATCCACTCGACCAACACCTGGGCGGTCGAGTACATGCTCGACGTTCTCGGCCTGGCGGGATGGCGGATCGAACGGGTGATTCCGTTCCCGGGAACACGATGGATGACGCGGTATTGGATCGGGGCTGTGCGAGGTCTGCTTGAGAACGATGCCGACGCACGCGATTGA